In Micromonospora sp. NBC_01813, the following are encoded in one genomic region:
- a CDS encoding Trp biosynthesis-associated membrane protein: protein MSGPAAGAAGGPGSGPAAGAGRELAGVVAGCLAGAAGVWYAAGQAWAVEVTDRPDPLPDIEVLRTGAQELPWLPALALVGLAGAGAVLATRGTPRRLVGGLLAAVGVVLAGSGLAVLTGVLPLAGSATAATSTPAGWPALAVLGAALLLAGGTVTAVRSAGWPAMGARYERPATAADRAGPATAAAEPAGPVGQAGPVGQAGPVGPRSTIDAWSALDRGEDPTADDGPGT, encoded by the coding sequence GTGAGCGGTCCGGCGGCCGGCGCGGCGGGTGGCCCGGGATCTGGCCCGGCCGCCGGCGCGGGGCGGGAGTTGGCCGGCGTGGTCGCCGGCTGCCTGGCCGGTGCCGCAGGAGTCTGGTACGCCGCCGGCCAGGCCTGGGCGGTCGAGGTGACCGACCGACCGGACCCGCTGCCCGACATCGAGGTGCTGCGGACCGGGGCCCAGGAGCTGCCGTGGCTGCCGGCGCTGGCGCTGGTCGGGCTGGCCGGTGCCGGTGCGGTGCTGGCGACCCGGGGCACACCCCGCCGGCTGGTCGGTGGGTTGCTCGCGGCGGTCGGTGTGGTGCTGGCCGGCAGTGGCCTGGCGGTGCTCACCGGCGTGCTGCCGCTGGCCGGGTCGGCGACGGCCGCCACGTCGACCCCGGCGGGCTGGCCGGCGTTGGCGGTGCTGGGCGCGGCGCTGCTGCTGGCCGGCGGGACCGTGACGGCGGTGCGTTCGGCCGGTTGGCCGGCGATGGGTGCCCGCTACGAACGCCCGGCCACGGCGGCCGACCGCGCTGGTCCCGCTACGGCCGCAGCCGAACCGGCAGGGCCGGTGGGGCAGGCAGGGCCGGTGGGGCAGGCAGGGCCGGTAGGGCCGCGATCGACGATCGACGCGTGGAGCGCCCTCGACAGGGGAGAGGATCCGACCGCCGACGACGGCCCGGGGACCTAG
- a CDS encoding GNAT family N-acetyltransferase, with amino-acid sequence MANQENALLDRLDRFCDAVPRAAAHPEELGEYVLFVRKEEGGWPFYARPRRGAAAAPAAADITTVRARQRELGLPESFEWIHEIHPDLLAVARSAGLHVQQAPLMVLDPDALPPVERFADLHVRLLDPDSPGFVADLAAWFIVARAAFTPPSGPLSAAPTDSTAALPTVGVTTPELVTVTFPTVDSGVTHSQQEPTNAPPAPTDPTGADLLPESLVAQERLAISFGVRRIALADQPVPGTADPAPGTADPAVVGAAAVGSLNRVDDVAEIVGVGTLPRARRRGLASAVTATLARRALADGVDLVFLAAGDDDIAVLYHRLGFRRIGTACIAAP; translated from the coding sequence GTGGCAAACCAGGAGAACGCACTCCTCGATCGGCTGGACCGGTTCTGCGATGCCGTACCGCGTGCCGCCGCCCACCCCGAAGAGCTGGGCGAATATGTACTTTTCGTGCGGAAGGAGGAGGGTGGCTGGCCGTTCTACGCCCGCCCCCGCCGAGGTGCCGCCGCAGCGCCAGCTGCGGCAGACATCACCACCGTACGCGCTCGACAGCGCGAACTGGGGCTTCCCGAGTCGTTCGAATGGATCCACGAGATCCATCCGGACCTGCTCGCCGTCGCCAGATCGGCCGGGTTGCACGTGCAGCAGGCACCACTGATGGTGCTGGACCCCGACGCGCTGCCACCCGTCGAGCGCTTCGCCGACCTGCACGTACGCCTGCTCGATCCGGATTCGCCCGGATTCGTGGCTGACCTGGCGGCCTGGTTCATCGTGGCGCGGGCCGCCTTCACTCCGCCGTCCGGACCACTGTCCGCCGCTCCCACCGACTCGACCGCCGCCCTGCCGACGGTCGGCGTCACCACCCCCGAGCTTGTTACAGTGACATTTCCCACTGTCGATAGTGGGGTAACGCATTCGCAACAAGAGCCAACAAACGCACCACCGGCCCCAACTGACCCGACCGGGGCGGATCTGCTACCAGAAAGCCTGGTCGCGCAGGAGCGCTTGGCAATCAGTTTCGGCGTACGGCGCATCGCGCTCGCCGACCAACCCGTGCCGGGCACCGCCGACCCCGCACCCGGCACCGCCGACCCCGCGGTGGTCGGCGCGGCGGCGGTCGGCTCGCTCAACCGGGTCGACGACGTGGCCGAGATCGTCGGCGTGGGCACGCTGCCCCGGGCCCGCCGACGCGGGCTCGCCTCGGCGGTCACCGCCACCCTGGCCCGCCGCGCCCTCGCCGACGGCGTCGACCTGGTGTTCCTGGCCGCCGGCGACGACGACATCGCGGTGCTCTACCACCGGCTCGGATTCCGCCGGATCGGCACCGCCTGCATCGCCGCCCCCTGA
- the hisI gene encoding phosphoribosyl-AMP cyclohydrolase has product MPVPDEPPADPATARRRPADGDPARASALDPAIAARLRRTADGLVAAVVQRHGTGEVLMLAWMDDEALHRTLTTGRATYWSRSRQEYWVKGATSGHHQYVRSVRLDCDGDAVLVAVEQVGAACHTGAPNCFFDELPVTGAAAKENR; this is encoded by the coding sequence GTGCCCGTACCAGATGAACCGCCCGCCGACCCCGCGACCGCCCGGCGGCGGCCCGCCGACGGTGACCCCGCCCGCGCGTCCGCCCTCGATCCGGCGATCGCCGCCCGGCTGCGCCGTACCGCCGACGGCCTGGTCGCTGCCGTCGTGCAGCGGCACGGCACCGGCGAGGTGCTGATGCTGGCGTGGATGGACGACGAGGCGCTGCATCGCACCCTGACCACCGGTCGGGCCACCTACTGGTCGCGCAGTCGGCAGGAATACTGGGTCAAGGGCGCCACGTCCGGGCACCACCAGTACGTGCGGTCGGTGCGGCTCGACTGCGACGGCGACGCGGTGCTGGTCGCGGTCGAGCAGGTCGGCGCCGCCTGCCACACCGGCGCCCCCAACTGCTTTTTCGACGAACTGCCGGTCACCGGCGCTGCTGCGAAGGAGAACCGATGA
- a CDS encoding anthranilate synthase component I: MTTGTVSPDEQTFQSLARQRRVVPVIRRLLADGETPVGVYRKLAGGPGTFLLESAEQGAGSAGTAWSRYSFIGVRSAATLTESGGSARWLGDPPAGLPVDGDPVQVLRATVDALTAPRPTGGVPGGLPPLTGGLVGYLSYDFVRRLERLPELTEDELGLPEFGLMLATDLVVLDHFDGSAILVANAVLPQDAEDATVAAAYHHAIGRLDAMTTALSRPNPPMVSMLDAPSVAAAGQVRSRTAPGAYPKAVEEAKEAIRAGECFQIVLAQRFERDTSADPLDVYRVLRATNPSPYMYLLRFDDFDVVGSSPEAHLKVTVTDSGARRALLHPIAGTRRRGATAEQDAALAAELLADPKERAEHVMLVDLGRNDLGRVCRPGTVEVPEFATVERYSHVMHIVSTVVGELGEAYTAFDALAATFPAGTLSGAPKVRAMEIIEELEPTRRGLYGGTVGYFGFGGDLDMAIAIRTAVIRAGRAYVQAGAGIVADSDPAAEERETQSKAAAVLVAIAAAETLRPAR; the protein is encoded by the coding sequence ATGACCACCGGCACGGTCAGCCCGGACGAGCAGACGTTCCAGTCGTTGGCCCGGCAACGTCGGGTGGTGCCGGTGATCCGGCGGCTGCTCGCCGACGGTGAGACGCCGGTCGGGGTGTACCGCAAGCTCGCCGGTGGCCCGGGCACCTTCCTGCTGGAATCCGCCGAGCAGGGCGCCGGTTCGGCCGGCACCGCCTGGTCGCGCTACTCGTTCATCGGGGTACGCAGCGCGGCGACGTTGACCGAATCCGGTGGCAGCGCGCGGTGGCTGGGCGACCCGCCGGCCGGGCTGCCCGTCGACGGTGACCCGGTGCAGGTGTTGCGGGCCACCGTCGACGCGTTGACCGCGCCTCGGCCCACCGGCGGTGTTCCCGGCGGGCTGCCGCCGTTGACCGGTGGCCTGGTCGGCTACCTCAGTTACGACTTCGTCCGCCGGCTGGAACGGCTCCCCGAGCTCACCGAGGACGAGTTGGGGCTGCCGGAGTTCGGGTTGATGCTCGCCACCGATCTGGTGGTGCTCGACCACTTCGACGGTTCGGCGATCCTGGTCGCCAACGCGGTGCTGCCGCAGGACGCCGAGGACGCGACGGTGGCGGCCGCGTACCACCACGCGATCGGCCGGCTCGACGCGATGACGACGGCGCTGTCCCGGCCGAACCCGCCGATGGTGTCCATGCTGGACGCGCCGTCGGTCGCGGCGGCCGGTCAGGTGCGCAGCCGCACCGCGCCCGGCGCGTACCCCAAGGCCGTCGAGGAGGCCAAGGAGGCGATCCGGGCCGGCGAGTGCTTCCAGATCGTGTTGGCCCAACGCTTCGAACGGGACACCAGCGCCGACCCGCTGGACGTCTACCGCGTGCTGCGGGCGACCAACCCCAGCCCGTACATGTATCTGTTGCGGTTCGACGACTTCGACGTGGTCGGCTCGTCGCCGGAGGCGCATCTGAAGGTCACCGTCACCGACAGCGGCGCCCGCCGGGCGCTGCTGCATCCGATCGCCGGCACCCGACGCCGGGGGGCCACCGCCGAACAGGACGCGGCGCTCGCCGCCGAGCTGCTCGCCGACCCGAAGGAACGCGCGGAGCACGTCATGCTGGTCGACCTGGGCCGCAACGATCTCGGTCGGGTCTGCCGCCCGGGAACCGTCGAGGTGCCCGAGTTCGCCACGGTCGAGCGGTACAGCCACGTCATGCACATCGTGTCGACCGTGGTCGGGGAGTTGGGCGAGGCGTACACCGCCTTCGACGCGCTGGCCGCGACCTTCCCCGCCGGTACGTTGTCCGGCGCTCCCAAGGTACGGGCGATGGAGATCATCGAGGAGTTGGAGCCGACCCGGCGGGGGCTCTACGGCGGGACGGTCGGCTACTTCGGGTTCGGCGGCGATCTCGACATGGCGATCGCGATCCGTACCGCGGTGATCCGGGCCGGTCGGGCCTACGTGCAGGCGGGGGCGGGCATCGTGGCGGACTCGGATCCGGCGGCCGAGGAGCGGGAGACCCAGAGCAAGGCGGCCGCCGTCCTGGTCGCGATCGCCGCCGCCGAGACGCTGCGTCCAGCCCGGTGA
- the lgt gene encoding prolipoprotein diacylglyceryl transferase yields the protein MPGRRVATVACASVNIAAIPSPATAVWQLGPLPIRAYALCIVLGIVVACAVTEYRLRQRGVRPWAVLDIAIWAVPFGILGARLYHVISSPQEYFGSGGNPIEALYIWQGGLGIWGAVAGGAVGAWLATRQLGLPLSVVADAVAPGLPLAQAVGRLGNWFNNELYGGPTTLPWGLEIHQMDRENPGQALRDPEGNPVLEPGLYHPTFLYELIWNVGVAGLVILAERRWKLGAGRAFAVYVMGYTAGRFWIEMMRTDPANEILGARLNVWTSVLVFLGALIYLVRVRGPQQFLIPLDADGKPFPPDGLPGSTAAGEPAGDEQPTSGVSQVDVSGKTKAAAAEMAAGYQVVSEEEFQEYLRTGTAPPPTETKSDPVEPTAADVDAVVADSPEPVADAGPDAADADKETADAGKQAADAGPDEADAAVAGRGDAKTDR from the coding sequence GTGCCGGGTAGGCGCGTCGCGACGGTAGCGTGTGCATCCGTGAACATCGCCGCGATCCCCAGCCCGGCCACCGCGGTCTGGCAGCTTGGTCCTTTGCCCATCCGGGCGTACGCGCTCTGCATCGTGCTCGGCATCGTGGTGGCCTGCGCGGTCACCGAGTACCGGCTCCGCCAGCGGGGGGTGCGGCCGTGGGCGGTGCTCGACATCGCCATCTGGGCGGTGCCGTTCGGCATCCTCGGTGCCCGGCTCTACCACGTGATCAGCTCGCCGCAGGAGTACTTCGGCTCCGGCGGAAACCCGATCGAGGCGCTCTACATCTGGCAGGGCGGCCTGGGCATCTGGGGCGCGGTCGCCGGTGGCGCCGTCGGCGCCTGGCTGGCCACCCGCCAGCTGGGCCTGCCGCTGAGCGTGGTCGCCGACGCGGTCGCTCCCGGCCTGCCGCTGGCACAGGCGGTGGGCCGGCTCGGCAACTGGTTCAACAACGAGCTGTACGGCGGCCCGACGACGCTGCCGTGGGGCCTGGAGATCCACCAGATGGACCGGGAGAACCCCGGGCAGGCGCTGCGCGACCCGGAGGGCAACCCGGTGCTGGAGCCGGGGCTGTACCACCCGACGTTCCTGTACGAGCTGATCTGGAACGTCGGCGTCGCGGGCCTGGTGATCCTGGCCGAGCGGCGGTGGAAGCTCGGTGCCGGGCGGGCGTTCGCCGTGTACGTGATGGGCTACACCGCGGGCCGGTTCTGGATCGAGATGATGCGCACCGATCCGGCGAACGAGATCCTCGGTGCCCGGCTCAACGTGTGGACCTCGGTGCTGGTGTTCCTCGGTGCCCTGATCTACCTGGTGCGAGTCCGTGGCCCGCAGCAGTTCCTCATCCCGCTGGACGCCGACGGCAAGCCGTTCCCGCCGGACGGGCTGCCCGGCAGCACCGCCGCCGGCGAGCCGGCCGGCGACGAGCAGCCGACCAGCGGTGTCTCGCAGGTCGACGTGTCGGGCAAGACGAAGGCGGCGGCCGCCGAGATGGCCGCCGGGTATCAGGTCGTCAGCGAGGAAGAGTTCCAGGAGTACCTACGCACCGGCACCGCGCCGCCGCCCACTGAGACGAAGTCCGATCCGGTGGAGCCAACTGCGGCCGACGTCGACGCCGTGGTGGCCGATTCGCCGGAGCCGGTGGCTGATGCCGGCCCGGATGCGGCTGACGCCGACAAGGAAACCGCCGACGCTGGCAAGCAGGCCGCTGACGCCGGCCCGGACGAGGCCGACGCCGCAGTGGCCGGCCGGGGTGACGCGAAGACCGACCGCTGA
- the trpB gene encoding tryptophan synthase subunit beta, producing the protein MPDGATGRRPDGATGELPDAAGHFGRYGGRFVPEALVAALDELDAAYRQAMADDGFRADFARLLRDYAGTPSLLYRAERLSAKVGATVLLKREDLNHTGAHKVRNVLGQALLTRRMGKPRIIAETGAGQHGVASATAAALLDLECVVYMGEVDTERQALNVARMRMLGATVVPVTNGSRTLKDALNEALRDWVASVDHTHYLIGTAAGPHPFPAMVRDFVRGIGDEARAQCLDTLGGLPDAVAACVGGGSNAIGIFHAFVGDDQVRLYGFEAGGDGVATGRHAASITGGTSGVLHGARTYLLQDADGQTLDSHSISAGLDYPAVGPEHAWLHDTGRARYRPVTDAEAMAAFQLLCRTEGIIPAIESAHALAGMVKIIPELTAELGREPTIVVNLSGRGDKDVHTAGAYFGILDGQDK; encoded by the coding sequence CTGCCCGACGGCGCGACCGGTCGACGGCCCGACGGCGCGACCGGCGAGCTGCCCGACGCCGCCGGGCACTTCGGCCGCTACGGTGGCCGGTTCGTCCCGGAGGCGCTGGTCGCCGCCCTCGACGAGCTGGACGCGGCGTACCGGCAGGCGATGGCCGACGACGGCTTCCGGGCCGACTTCGCCCGGCTGCTGCGCGACTACGCCGGCACCCCGTCGCTGCTGTACCGCGCCGAGCGGCTCTCCGCGAAGGTCGGCGCGACGGTGCTGCTCAAGCGGGAGGACCTCAACCACACCGGCGCGCACAAGGTGCGCAACGTGCTCGGTCAGGCGTTGCTGACCCGCCGGATGGGCAAGCCACGGATCATCGCCGAGACCGGTGCCGGCCAGCACGGGGTGGCCAGTGCCACCGCCGCCGCCCTGCTCGACCTCGAGTGCGTGGTCTACATGGGTGAGGTGGACACCGAGCGGCAGGCGCTCAACGTGGCCCGGATGCGGATGCTGGGCGCCACCGTCGTGCCGGTCACCAACGGCTCCCGCACCCTCAAGGACGCCCTGAACGAGGCGCTGCGCGACTGGGTGGCCAGCGTCGACCACACCCATTACCTGATCGGCACCGCCGCCGGGCCGCACCCGTTCCCGGCGATGGTGCGTGACTTCGTCCGGGGCATCGGCGACGAGGCGCGGGCGCAGTGCCTGGACACCCTCGGTGGCCTGCCCGACGCGGTGGCGGCCTGCGTCGGTGGCGGATCCAACGCGATCGGTATCTTCCACGCCTTCGTCGGCGACGATCAGGTGCGGCTGTACGGCTTCGAGGCCGGCGGGGACGGGGTGGCCACCGGCCGGCACGCGGCCAGCATCACCGGCGGCACGTCCGGGGTGCTGCACGGGGCCCGCACCTATCTGCTGCAGGACGCCGACGGGCAGACCCTGGACTCGCATTCGATCTCGGCCGGCCTGGACTATCCGGCGGTCGGGCCGGAGCACGCCTGGTTGCACGACACCGGCCGGGCCCGTTACCGGCCGGTGACCGACGCCGAGGCGATGGCGGCGTTCCAACTGCTCTGCCGCACCGAGGGGATCATCCCGGCGATCGAGAGCGCGCACGCCCTCGCCGGGATGGTCAAGATCATCCCGGAGTTGACCGCCGAGCTGGGCCGCGAGCCGACCATCGTGGTCAACCTGTCCGGCCGGGGCGACAAGGACGTACACACCGCCGGCGCCTACTTCGGCATCCTCGACGGGCAGGACAAATGA
- the trpA gene encoding tryptophan synthase subunit alpha has protein sequence MSIAVAFDKARAEGRAVLIGCMPAGFPTVDDSITAMRTMVDAGVDVIEVELPYSDPVMDGPVIQRASDIALAGGVRTADALRIIEAVAATGAPVVTMTYWNPIERYGVDAFARDLAAAGGTGLITPDLIPDEADEWLAASDAYGLDRTFLVSPSSTDARLAMTVRHCRGFVYATALMGVTGARTQTSGAAPTLVSRLREVTDLPVGVGLGVGNGTQAAEVGSFADGVIVGSALIRCLLDAPDPQAGLAALRQLSGELAAGVRAVTR, from the coding sequence ATGAGCATCGCGGTCGCGTTCGACAAGGCCCGCGCCGAAGGCCGCGCCGTACTGATCGGCTGCATGCCGGCCGGCTTCCCCACCGTCGACGACAGCATCACCGCGATGCGGACGATGGTCGACGCCGGCGTCGACGTCATCGAGGTCGAGCTGCCGTACTCCGATCCGGTGATGGACGGCCCGGTCATCCAGCGGGCCAGCGACATCGCCCTGGCCGGCGGGGTACGCACCGCCGACGCGCTGCGGATCATCGAGGCGGTCGCCGCCACCGGCGCGCCGGTGGTCACCATGACCTACTGGAACCCGATCGAGCGGTACGGCGTCGACGCGTTCGCCCGCGACCTGGCCGCGGCCGGCGGCACCGGGCTGATCACCCCCGACCTGATCCCGGACGAGGCCGACGAGTGGCTGGCCGCCTCCGACGCGTACGGCCTGGACCGGACCTTCCTGGTCTCCCCGTCGTCGACCGACGCCCGGTTGGCGATGACCGTGCGGCACTGCCGGGGCTTCGTCTACGCGACGGCGCTGATGGGCGTCACCGGCGCCCGGACGCAGACCTCCGGCGCCGCACCGACGCTGGTCAGTCGGCTGCGCGAGGTCACCGATCTGCCGGTCGGCGTCGGCCTCGGTGTCGGCAACGGCACCCAGGCCGCCGAGGTGGGCTCCTTCGCCGACGGGGTGATCGTCGGCAGCGCGCTGATCCGTTGCCTGCTCGACGCGCCGGACCCGCAGGCCGGGTTGGCCGCGTTGCGCCAGCTCAGCGGCGAGCTCGCGGCCGGGGTGCGGGCCGTCACCCGCTGA
- a CDS encoding FAD-dependent oxidoreductase, which translates to MRTAVVVGAGIGGLAAAGGLARTGWQVTLLEREDRVRSDGTALVLWPNGMRALRALGLGEGLDAIATAVAHTGVRRPDGQWLVQPRPQPGDRAPVVVHREDLHDALIAGLGEQVEIRTGVSVRGLRPVSGDRPAVTTGRGVVEADLVVAADGTQSVLRPALAPVSTVISSGCAAWRAVVPWYRAPQLPPEQISGEVLGAGYRFVSASLGERGSAGGSSRGGIYWVATAVGASRPESPATQLTLLRRWFAGWPSPVGELLAATEPGDVVQQEVRELRPLPQAYGFPSGPGGVVLLGDAAHTMPHHLGQGACLAFEDAATLCALVRDTVPGPQLTAAIETYSRLRRPRAVAMARQTRRVAAVLQARGRLALRARDATLGTISPRLMGSVAATAAQWNPPPS; encoded by the coding sequence ATGCGTACAGCCGTCGTGGTAGGTGCCGGTATCGGCGGGCTCGCCGCCGCCGGCGGGTTGGCCCGTACCGGTTGGCAGGTGACGCTGCTGGAGCGCGAGGACCGGGTCCGTTCCGACGGGACGGCCCTGGTGCTCTGGCCAAACGGGATGCGCGCGTTGCGGGCACTCGGGCTGGGCGAGGGCCTCGACGCGATCGCCACCGCCGTGGCGCACACCGGGGTGCGCCGCCCGGACGGGCAGTGGCTGGTGCAGCCGCGCCCGCAGCCCGGTGACCGGGCGCCGGTGGTGGTGCACCGCGAGGACCTGCACGACGCGTTGATCGCCGGACTCGGTGAGCAGGTGGAGATCCGTACCGGCGTGTCGGTGCGTGGCTTGCGCCCGGTGTCGGGCGACCGGCCGGCGGTGACCACCGGGCGGGGTGTCGTCGAGGCCGACCTGGTGGTCGCCGCCGACGGCACCCAGAGCGTGCTGCGTCCGGCGTTGGCACCGGTCAGCACCGTGATCAGTTCCGGCTGTGCCGCCTGGCGGGCGGTGGTCCCGTGGTACCGGGCGCCGCAACTGCCACCGGAGCAGATCTCCGGCGAGGTCCTCGGGGCCGGGTACCGGTTCGTCTCGGCCTCGCTGGGGGAGCGGGGGTCGGCGGGCGGGTCCAGCCGAGGCGGGATCTACTGGGTCGCGACGGCGGTGGGCGCGTCCCGTCCGGAGTCGCCCGCGACGCAGCTGACCTTGTTGCGGCGCTGGTTCGCGGGCTGGCCGAGCCCGGTGGGGGAGTTGCTGGCCGCGACCGAGCCCGGCGACGTCGTCCAACAGGAGGTCCGCGAGTTGCGGCCACTACCGCAGGCGTACGGGTTCCCGTCCGGTCCGGGTGGGGTGGTGCTGCTCGGTGACGCGGCGCACACCATGCCGCACCACCTCGGGCAGGGTGCCTGCCTGGCGTTCGAGGACGCGGCGACGCTGTGCGCGTTGGTCCGTGACACGGTGCCGGGGCCGCAGTTGACCGCGGCGATCGAGACCTACAGCCGGTTGCGTCGGCCACGGGCGGTGGCGATGGCGCGGCAGACCCGCCGGGTGGCGGCGGTGCTGCAGGCGCGTGGCCGGTTGGCGTTGCGGGCCAGGGACGCCACGTTGGGCACGATCAGTCCCCGGCTGATGGGCAGTGTCGCCGCGACCGCCGCCCAGTGGAACCCACCCCCGTCCTGA
- the trpC gene encoding indole-3-glycerol phosphate synthase TrpC — protein MTADQDDSTGLTAPALGVLDEILAGVRADLQRREALVPLSRIRELAAAAPPPIDACAALRKPGVGVIAEVKRSSPSKGALADIPDPAVLASEYAAGGARCISVLTEGQWFGGSLDDLTAVRAAVDVPVLRKDFIVSSYQVHEARAHGADLVLLMVVALEQNVLVGLLERIESLGMTALVEVHTEEEADRALEAGAQVIGVNARDLRTLEVDRSVFERIAPGLPNSIVKIAESGVRGPHDLIRYASAGADAVLVGEGLVTQKSPRDAVAELVNAGNHPATPRPVR, from the coding sequence GTGACTGCTGACCAGGACGACAGCACGGGGCTGACGGCGCCGGCGCTCGGCGTACTCGATGAGATTCTTGCCGGTGTCCGCGCCGACCTCCAGCGCCGAGAGGCGCTGGTCCCGTTGAGCCGGATCCGTGAGCTCGCCGCCGCCGCGCCACCGCCGATCGACGCGTGCGCGGCGCTGCGCAAGCCCGGTGTCGGGGTGATCGCCGAGGTCAAGCGGTCGTCCCCGTCGAAGGGGGCGTTGGCCGACATCCCCGACCCGGCGGTCCTGGCGTCCGAGTACGCCGCCGGTGGGGCCCGCTGCATCAGTGTGCTCACCGAAGGCCAGTGGTTCGGTGGCTCGCTGGACGATCTCACGGCGGTGCGGGCGGCGGTCGACGTGCCCGTGCTGCGCAAGGACTTCATCGTCTCCAGCTACCAGGTGCACGAGGCCCGGGCCCACGGCGCCGACCTGGTACTGCTGATGGTGGTGGCACTGGAGCAGAACGTACTGGTCGGGCTGCTGGAGCGGATCGAGTCGCTCGGCATGACCGCGCTGGTGGAGGTGCACACCGAGGAGGAGGCCGACCGGGCCCTGGAGGCCGGGGCCCAGGTCATCGGGGTCAACGCCCGGGATCTGCGGACCCTGGAGGTGGACCGCTCGGTCTTCGAGCGGATCGCGCCGGGGCTGCCGAACAGCATCGTCAAGATCGCCGAATCGGGGGTGCGCGGTCCGCACGACCTGATCCGGTACGCGTCGGCGGGTGCCGACGCGGTCCTGGTCGGGGAGGGCCTGGTGACCCAGAAGAGTCCCCGCGACGCGGTCGCCGAGCTGGTCAACGCCGGCAACCACCCGGCGACCCCGAGGCCGGTCCGGTGA
- a CDS encoding MerR family transcriptional regulator — MHTPAEITVTVSEAAGRVGLSTHTLRWYEQVGLVAPVARDSAGRRRYTDADIGWLTLLTRLRRTGMPVRDMRRYAELARQGDDTLLDRVALFEQHRARVLAQIDELREDLAVLDFKIDAYRQIAGDR; from the coding sequence GTGCACACGCCAGCAGAAATTACCGTGACCGTCAGCGAGGCCGCCGGTCGGGTCGGGCTCAGTACGCACACCCTGCGCTGGTACGAGCAGGTAGGACTGGTCGCACCGGTGGCGCGGGACTCGGCCGGTCGCCGTCGCTACACCGACGCCGACATCGGCTGGTTGACCCTGCTGACCCGGTTGCGGCGCACCGGGATGCCGGTGCGGGACATGCGCCGGTACGCGGAGCTCGCCAGGCAGGGCGACGATACGTTGCTGGACCGCGTCGCCCTGTTCGAGCAGCACCGGGCGCGGGTGCTGGCCCAGATCGACGAACTGCGGGAGGATCTGGCCGTACTGGACTTCAAGATCGACGCCTATCGGCAGATCGCCGGCGACCGCTGA